Proteins from a genomic interval of Arachis hypogaea cultivar Tifrunner chromosome 10, arahy.Tifrunner.gnm2.J5K5, whole genome shotgun sequence:
- the LOC112715657 gene encoding ABC transporter G family member 31-like encodes MAAFPKELKQQGIQEERLQLLVNVIGAFRPGVLTGLVGVSRAGKTTLTDVLAGRKTGGVVKCSCSAGRAGKPTVRWTKIQIWFEDRLEDLPDDPNNELMIPEDPECNKEGFNRKWNPFGRFWTWSS; translated from the exons GAATTGAAACAACAAGGAATACAAGAAGAAAGGCTGCAGCTGCTTGTTAATGTTATTGGGGCTTTTAGGCCTGGAGTGTTGACAGGATTGGTTGGAGTAAGCAGGGCTGGAAAAACCACGCTAACGGATGTCTTGGCTGGAAGAAAAACTGGAGGTGTTGTAAAG TGCAGCTGCTCTGCTGGCCGTGCTGGGAAACCTACTGTTAGATGGACTAAG ATACAAATCTGGTTTGAGGATAGGCTCGAAGACTTACCAGATGACCCTAATAATGAATTGATGATTCCTGAAGACCCTGAATGTAATAAGGAAG GATTCAATCGCAAATGGAATCCCTTTGGAAGATTTTGGACATGGTCATCCTGA